cgcgctactactaggctttTTTTCTAGTAGTGAATGATAGAGAAGTCGTCGATGTCGACTAGGAGATGCTGATGTCGTAATTTGTGAAGAAATCACCGCCCCGGAGAACAAAACATCAATAAGGGCCTGTACAAACTTTAAAGACCACGAAAGCCATTTGAATCCAGGCGGATCCACCGAAAACCTAAACCGGCTGGATCCTGGGAGACACACTAGAGACACGGCTCCACATGCCTCCGCCAGTGATAAACACATCAACAAACACAAGGATAGGATGGGGAGAACCTTATTCCTATACCGGGCTAACGTCGCCGCCTCACCGCTCCAAACTAAACACGAAAACTCCCTAAAGAAAACCTGGAAAAAATCGCCCATGTCGTTGCACGACAATTGCGGATATGATGTTGAGCATGCCACCGTCTAAGGACCATGCACCGACACCCTCTTCCTCGGTGTCCTAGCCAGGCCGGGCTACCATTGAAGATCGTTGCGCTGGATCCCTCCGGCCGTCGTCGACTTCACGACCACCGCCACTAGCACCACCTAATGAAGACCGACACTGAAGCCCTTATCTCATTCGCCGTCCACAATAGCCCTCCAACACCTCTACAACAAGTAGACTCCGGTCGGTACCTCTTCCACTGTCGCCGACTCTCCGCTGGTTTCTTTACCTGGCAACATGCACTGGCGGTGGCAAGAGCAGGAGACGACGAGTGGTGTCTAGGGTTTTGGATAATAATGCATCACCGCGTGCATCTCCAAGGCGGACCCGTAAACCGCTCACATCCGTCCGGACTATGGAAGCCATCCAATGCGGTCCTGTATCTGTCCGCAACGCGGTCCAAACGTGTTTTTTCCCGCAAATTGGAGATAAATTGGGGGAGGTTTGCGGGAGTCTGAACACCCGAAACGTCGCTCTCCGCCACCCTATGTCCACCCAATCCCCCTCCCGGTCCCATTTTCCTTCCACTTCGCCCTTCCCCCCTTGCTTTGCATCCGCACCCTCCacctctgccgccgccgctgtACGCAACGTGAGGTCGTTGTCGTATCGCTGGCACGCTATTCAGATCAGCGTCACCAAGTTTTACGACGTGGTTCATCAGCTCGAGGCAAGGTGGCAGAGGACGAGATCATACTTTTTTCTCTTTCTAAACTTATCGATTGATTCATTCACTCAATGTAGGTCTACACATTATATGTAGCCCGCACGCGCTGCCGTGGTGCACCATAGAGGGATGGCCATCACGAGCACACACTGTTGGATGAAACTGAAGGGAGAGTATGTGTGGGACGACATGATCCGTTCATGAAAAACTTGTTGGACATCCAGGATCTAGTTGAATTTGAGACCGTTGTTGTACTAGGCCTAacttgcatgttatgtatgaatGATTTGTGGTATTTTCTATCCGCACTTTGATGAATATCGGTcggtttgcatgaatttcgttcGGTTAGTTAAAATGCGGATTAAAATGTATGTGGCTGGAGTTGGATGGCGTCCTCTCACAACCGTGCCCGTGGTCGGATGCGGGAGAAAATTTGCGTGTTGCTGTCGGATGTCACATATTTCCAACATTAGTACTTAGGTCAAATATATGAAATAATTAAACATCAAAACCCTCTAGAAAGAGTTTTTGACTTGAGAACCATCTGTGGAGCACTACCATTAACTCCTATACGCTACAGGAAAATTCGACGAAAACGCCAGCCATGCGATGCGCGTCCCTTTCACCGCGTCAAGAAAAGTAAATTCCTCCCCTGTAACGAAAAGACGTAAATGCTCCAGTCCGAAGACGCGCTCCGCACAGCGGGAGAGAGCGAGCACCAGTCGTCCCAGTCCACCTAATCAGCCTCCCCCCGCATCAACAAAAACTTTATTCCCTGCCCGCATAGACACAGCACCCGTCAGCAACCAATAATAAAGTCGGCGCTGGGCTCAGCGCTCCTCCTCTCTTCTTTCTTTCCCCAATTCATCCAGCTCCACCGGTGCCAATTCGGCAGCTGCTAGCTGTGACACACACCGTTGCCTTTTCCTTTCCccggcggcgggaggcgcggcGATGGAGCgggcggaggcggaggtggagatGGCCGGCAACGGCGACGCAGTCCACACGCCCCACTCCGCGCCGCCGACGGCGCCGTCGGCGCGGGTGTCGATCTGGGAGTCGGTCCGCGCGTGCGGGGTGTGGGGCCGCGACGTCGACAAGGCCGAGCTGCGGCGCCGCGTCGTCATGCCGCTCTACGCGCGGagggccgtcgccgccgccgtcgccgagaAGGACGAGGCCGCCGGCGTGGCGGCCGCCGCGGCGGCGAGGGACGAGGCGGTGGGGGgcgcggaggaggaggacgggCTGGAGGTGGTGACGCCGATGGTCGTGTTCGTCAACTCCAAGAGCGGCGGGCGCCACGGGCCCGAGCTCAAGGTGCGGCTCCACGAGCTCATCAGCAAGGAGCAGGTGGGTGATGACCTCGCGATTCACGTGCTCCCCCCCACTTCTGGCGTTTCTTTCCCCCTCGCTTTGATTTCGTGACGGCCGTTACTGCACTACTACTTGTTACTCCGCAGCAGATTTTTCTTCTCCGTACGTGTGGAATCCGGCAGCGAATTGGTTTAGAGATACCGCTACTAGTATGATTTAGTGCGAGGTAATACACCCCCGTTCGGCTGGGATTAATGGATTCTGTTCCGGTGGTACTTCGATGGTACAAATGCTACTACCGTGAAACCAAGGACGAGAGGGGCTCCGCGTCTTGTGATCTGATGAGGATGGTGTGACGCGACCGGAATCTCTGGTTGCCTAGTATGTGTTGAGATGATCGTCATGCCCCATATGAGGCATTGTACTAACCTTTTTGTTCCCCTTATTTCCGAGTTCTGCCTGATACTCCTAAGGTCGAACCACCTAGATAGCTATGCACTTAATTGGTACTACCACGAGGGGTTGGGGGAGTAGGGATGAGGACGGATATCTGACCATTATGGTTGGATGATAAATGCATAATAAACGCGTATACCGCAGGCTGCTGTGAAGGCTCCATCAGACCGTGTCTCACTCCCACATGTGGTTCTAGAAGAGGCGATGAGGTGAAGGAAAAGAACTAGGACGGTAGGTGTTAGGTGGGGAAGGAGGGAGGATGATTGTGCAGGTGACAGGAGTGAGAGTAATGTAATGAATTGAGTCTGTCTATATTTTGTAGCTTAATATTTTCTTGTAACAGAAGACAGAGCCACATGCAGAGCCATTTGGTGATAGTCACTGACATTGTTTCGTGTTGATGATTATTAATCAACATGGAAGTACTGGCTTCTACCCGAGTTAGCTGTGGATCAACATGTGAAACTGGAGGTTGGCTTGTGAGGATTGGGCACTGATGTCATTATGTGGTGTAAAAGGGTCAGAACTGATAGAAGCTAGGGCCGTAAACAACTATGGATATGGCGCAGTTCTGTGGAACTTTATGGTCTTTAAGGGCTTGGAAAACTCACACAACATGTTATTGTGGTTGTCAAGACATGCTAACTGTTTAGGACTCGCTTGTAACGCCAATTCTGGATAATTTTGTGCACTCAGAAGCCACAGCATGTCTTTTGGAAATTCTAGTTTCTTATTCTGTTGTTTGCTCTGGAAAACCATGGACTGTATATAGTACTTGCTgatggaatcatttttgttcagGTCTTCGATCTTTCTGTTGTGAAGCCTTCTGATTTTGTTCGCTATGGTTTGGGCTGTTTGGAGAGGTTGGCTGATCAAGGTGATAACTGTGCAAAGGACATCCGTGCAAATTTGAGGATTATGGTACGTGCTTGATGGGCTTCAGTAAGGATATTGTACATGTCAGAAGCTCTTAAGGGTTCGCTGCATGTTAGCTTTGTTATTTACTGTTAGAAACTATTCGATAAGTGAGCTTATATCTTAGCTCATGAGAGGTTTCTGCTCCACCATTTAGGTGTCCACATGCTTTCCTTGTATGTCGCAGTTTTCCAACTACTTTGCGTAACATCCTTGCACTAGTTCTTTCTGACAGGTTGCTGGAGGTGATGGCACTGTTGGTTGGGTACTTGGATGTCTCCAAGAACTTAATAAGTCAAAAAGGGAACCAGTTCCTCCCACAGGAATCATTCCACTTGGGACAGGAAACGACCTTGCTAGATCATTTGGATGGGTAAGGGCCGATATGCGATGACACTGTTCTATTTAAGTTCTTTGTTTTCAATTGAAAATGCTAATCAACTCAAGCACAGGGTGGCTCTTTTCCCTTTGGTTGGCGTTCAGCTGTAAAGCGATATCTCAACAAGGCAGTGTCTGCTTCGGTCGTCCATCTTGACAGGTGAGAATGTGAGATCATTGCTCGAGAGTTATTTCTCTCTTTATTCACCTATGCGTATTCAGCTCTATTTGAGGAACACATTTTGCACTGCCGAGTAAAACTTATCATATACCTATCTGGAATGTATTTCCTGATGGCGGAAAGAAAATCGTCAATCTACATAAGCCCAGCATCtatctgccatatttattatctCCAAATGTGTAAGATGTGTACATCGTGAAGAGGCTTAACTCTAGATGTTTCTTCTAATAATTGCATATACACTATTCATCTGTTTTTGCAGTTGGCAGGCTGTGATTAGGATGCCAGAGGGAGAAATAACAGAGTTGCCACATGCACTTAAGAAAGCGGAACCTGCTGATCAGCTGGAGTTCAGCA
The sequence above is a segment of the Aegilops tauschii subsp. strangulata cultivar AL8/78 chromosome 6, Aet v6.0, whole genome shotgun sequence genome. Coding sequences within it:
- the LOC109734954 gene encoding diacylglycerol kinase 7 — its product is MERAEAEVEMAGNGDAVHTPHSAPPTAPSARVSIWESVRACGVWGRDVDKAELRRRVVMPLYARRAVAAAVAEKDEAAGVAAAAAARDEAVGGAEEEDGLEVVTPMVVFVNSKSGGRHGPELKVRLHELISKEQVFDLSVVKPSDFVRYGLGCLERLADQGDNCAKDIRANLRIMVAGGDGTVGWVLGCLQELNKSKREPVPPTGIIPLGTGNDLARSFGWGGSFPFGWRSAVKRYLNKAVSASVVHLDSWQAVIRMPEGEITELPHALKKAEPADQLEFSKASGSELTEKASCYKGVFYNYLSIGMDAQVAYGFHHLRDEKPYLAQGPVANKLIYAGYSCTQGWFCTPCTASPQLRGLRNILRLYIKRANCSEWEQIQMPSSVRSIVVLNLDNYASGKHPWGDLKPDYLEKKGFVEAHSDDGLIEIFGLKEGWHASFVMAELIKAKHIAQAAAIKFEMRGGEWDRAYVQMDGEPWKQPLIQDQSTIVEINKVPYHSRMINGDS